The following proteins are encoded in a genomic region of Enterocloster clostridioformis:
- a CDS encoding NAD(P)H-dependent flavin oxidoreductase: protein MSELKPLVIGDLVVEKPIIQGGMGVGISLHRLAGAVAKAGGMGIISAAQIGFREPDFTTNFVEANLRSIRREMKLAREIAPQGAIGFNIMVATKHYDMWVKEAVKAGADIIISGAGLPVSLPEYVEAAYAEMEEKPARRIKLAPIVSSAKSAMVICKMWDRKCHIAPDLVVVEGPLAGGHLGFSPDQLSAYGADTADVPATYDRDAYDREVKAVIKVVEEYGAKYGRHIPVVTAGGIYTHEDVMHQLELGADGVQVATRFVTTEECDASDAYKQAYINAGKEDIVITQSPVGMPGRAILNPFLSRIKGGGRPAIKSCFQCLEHCDIRTIPYCITMALVNAAEGDTDHGLLFCGSNAYRAEKIDTVDNVMKELTGELA from the coding sequence ATGAGTGAGTTAAAACCATTGGTAATCGGTGATTTAGTAGTTGAAAAACCAATCATCCAGGGAGGAATGGGCGTGGGCATCAGCCTGCACAGGCTGGCCGGAGCCGTGGCAAAGGCCGGCGGCATGGGCATCATATCTGCCGCCCAGATTGGTTTCAGGGAGCCGGATTTCACCACCAATTTCGTGGAAGCAAACCTAAGGTCCATCCGCAGGGAGATGAAGCTGGCCAGGGAAATCGCACCCCAGGGAGCGATTGGTTTCAACATCATGGTGGCTACCAAGCACTATGACATGTGGGTTAAGGAGGCTGTGAAGGCAGGCGCCGACATCATCATATCAGGTGCCGGACTTCCTGTATCCCTGCCTGAATACGTGGAAGCTGCCTATGCTGAGATGGAGGAAAAGCCGGCCCGCAGGATTAAGCTGGCGCCCATTGTGTCGTCCGCCAAGTCGGCCATGGTCATCTGCAAGATGTGGGACAGGAAATGCCACATTGCCCCTGATCTGGTTGTGGTGGAAGGACCGCTGGCCGGAGGCCATCTGGGATTCTCACCGGACCAGTTATCCGCCTATGGCGCAGACACCGCCGATGTGCCGGCCACCTATGACCGGGATGCCTATGACAGGGAAGTAAAGGCTGTCATAAAGGTAGTGGAGGAATATGGAGCCAAGTACGGCAGGCATATACCTGTGGTCACTGCAGGCGGCATCTACACCCACGAGGACGTGATGCACCAGCTTGAGCTGGGGGCTGACGGCGTCCAGGTTGCCACCAGGTTTGTGACGACCGAGGAGTGTGATGCCTCTGACGCCTATAAGCAGGCTTATATAAATGCCGGCAAGGAAGATATTGTCATCACCCAGAGTCCTGTGGGCATGCCGGGAAGGGCAATCTTAAATCCTTTCTTAAGCCGGATAAAGGGCGGCGGCAGGCCGGCTATCAAGTCCTGTTTCCAGTGTCTTGAGCACTGTGACATCAGGACCATTCCCTATTGCATTACCATGGCGCTGGTAAATGCGGCAGAGGGGGATACAGACCATGGCCTTTTATTCTGCGGAAGCAATGCTTACCGTGCGGAGAAAATTGATACTGTGGATAACGTCATGAAGGAATTAACAGGAGAGCTGGCTTAA
- a CDS encoding MerR family transcriptional regulator: MEKALAEKTGGYLIGDVAQMVGLSRDALRFYEKKGIIHADKKENGYRYYSEADIYRLMYILYHRKMNTSLEEIGGLMSGQNSTSAMRQHVRQRMAEEEEALRRHNQAIMRLKLFEKDISRIEACMGRYSIRKFPKAYVIANCSDLQEGLRTWFKLSSTIPGLDMAYFYNVLTYTGQDLEEKETQLLLYEGLEKGLGQEFNRSLYSMTEEPECIYTIIESEYTHPDFDMIHKMVQWAHKHGLEPMERVYANDMTSFFAKDKTTYCLEIYMPFKRIASPV; this comes from the coding sequence ATGGAAAAAGCGTTGGCGGAGAAAACAGGGGGGTATCTCATAGGCGACGTTGCCCAGATGGTTGGCCTGAGCAGGGATGCCCTGCGTTTTTATGAGAAAAAGGGAATCATCCATGCAGATAAGAAGGAAAACGGATACAGATATTATTCAGAGGCCGATATCTACAGATTGATGTATATACTTTATCACAGAAAGATGAATACCAGCCTGGAAGAGATAGGGGGCCTTATGAGCGGGCAGAACTCCACATCCGCTATGAGACAGCATGTCAGGCAGCGCATGGCCGAGGAGGAGGAAGCCCTCAGGCGGCACAACCAGGCAATTATGAGGCTTAAGCTGTTTGAAAAGGATATAAGCCGCATAGAGGCGTGCATGGGCAGGTATTCCATAAGGAAATTCCCCAAAGCATATGTGATTGCCAACTGTTCTGACCTGCAGGAGGGGTTAAGAACGTGGTTTAAGCTGTCCTCTACCATTCCGGGACTGGATATGGCTTATTTTTATAATGTACTCACCTACACGGGACAGGATCTGGAAGAAAAAGAAACCCAGCTTCTGCTCTATGAGGGACTGGAGAAGGGGCTGGGCCAGGAGTTTAACCGGAGTCTGTATTCTATGACGGAGGAGCCGGAATGTATCTATACCATTATTGAATCAGAGTATACTCATCCGGATTTTGACATGATTCACAAGATGGTCCAGTGGGCCCATAAACATGGCCTGGAGCCCATGGAGCGCGTATACGCCAATGATATGACTTCCTTTTTCGCAAAGGACAAGACTACGTACTGTCTGGAAATCTACATGCCTTTTAAGAGGATTGCGTCGCCGGTATGA
- a CDS encoding YitT family protein, which translates to MKQLKKLACRAVQELSLTFHPKTVLSIILGTAITTFGIYNIHQQADITEGGILGLILLFHFWFGMSSSILSPVLDALSYALGFRFLGREFLKTSVFATLCMAGFFRLWELFHPVLPSLADYPLLAALAGGCFIGTGCGLVVRQGASCAGDDALALVISKVTGCRISRAYLLTDVSVLVLSLSYIPAVRIVYSLITVIVSSFMIDFIQNFGVHKEDENSGKETLADNG; encoded by the coding sequence ATGAAGCAGCTGAAGAAGCTGGCTTGCCGCGCTGTACAGGAATTATCCTTAACCTTTCACCCAAAGACTGTGTTATCCATCATCCTCGGTACAGCCATTACCACCTTTGGCATTTACAATATCCACCAGCAGGCGGATATAACGGAGGGAGGTATTCTGGGACTGATACTGCTCTTTCATTTCTGGTTTGGCATGTCATCTTCCATACTGTCACCTGTGCTGGACGCCTTAAGCTATGCCCTGGGCTTTCGTTTCCTGGGCAGGGAATTCCTTAAGACCTCCGTCTTTGCAACCTTATGTATGGCCGGATTCTTCCGGCTCTGGGAACTGTTTCACCCGGTACTTCCAAGTCTGGCTGATTACCCCCTTCTGGCGGCTTTGGCAGGCGGATGCTTCATCGGTACCGGCTGCGGCCTGGTGGTCCGCCAGGGAGCTTCCTGCGCCGGGGACGATGCCCTGGCCCTGGTCATCTCCAAGGTAACGGGCTGCCGTATATCCAGGGCATACCTGCTGACGGACGTATCCGTGCTGGTGCTGTCCCTGTCGTATATCCCGGCAGTACGTATCGTATACTCACTTATAACAGTGATCGTATCCTCCTTTATGATTGACTTCATACAGAACTTCGGCGTTCACAAGGAGGATGAGAACAGCGGCAAGGAAACACTGGCTGATAACGGGTAA
- a CDS encoding helix-turn-helix domain-containing protein: protein MRRKTIDTIPVLSDAMKNILSAFSKSRSLPSGLVKRASIVLLASQGELNQNIAPQVGLHYNNVATWRSRFLAALPALRRIEMDDPEKLEDEIRAVLSDKKRPGAPSVFTPDQIMRIIGLACSSPNDFGYEVSQWSLPLLVAEIKKQGIAEQISEKSVSRFLKMR from the coding sequence ATGCGAAGGAAAACAATTGATACTATCCCGGTTTTATCTGATGCCATGAAAAACATATTATCTGCTTTTTCAAAAAGCCGCTCCCTTCCGTCAGGACTGGTCAAAAGAGCCAGCATTGTCCTGCTTGCGTCACAGGGGGAACTCAACCAGAATATTGCACCACAGGTCGGGCTTCATTATAATAATGTTGCCACCTGGCGCAGTCGGTTCCTCGCGGCGCTCCCAGCCTTGCGGAGGATTGAAATGGACGACCCGGAAAAGCTTGAAGATGAGATACGGGCAGTCCTGTCCGATAAAAAACGCCCCGGTGCCCCGTCTGTTTTTACGCCGGACCAGATCATGCGGATCATCGGCCTTGCCTGCAGCAGCCCAAATGATTTTGGGTACGAAGTAAGCCAGTGGAGCCTCCCGCTGTTAGTGGCAGAAATTAAAAAGCAGGGGATCGCTGAACAGATTTCTGAGAAATCTGTCAGCCGTTTTTTAAAAATGAGGTAG
- a CDS encoding transposase: protein MVSTDEMTGVQALEHKYPDKLPLPGQCAKMEFEYIRHGTTSLIGFFDVATGRMEMPYLNSTRTEEDFVEAVKALAGTDPQAPWTFICDGLNTHKSEALVRYVAEACALGVELGKKGKTGILKSMESRADFLHDPSHRLRFVYTPKHSSWMNQIEI, encoded by the coding sequence ATTGTTTCCACGGATGAAATGACCGGGGTACAAGCGCTGGAACATAAATATCCTGACAAGCTCCCATTACCCGGCCAGTGCGCCAAAATGGAGTTTGAGTATATCCGCCATGGCACGACCAGCCTCATCGGGTTCTTTGATGTTGCAACGGGCCGTATGGAAATGCCGTATTTAAACTCCACACGCACAGAAGAGGATTTTGTGGAAGCCGTGAAAGCATTGGCAGGGACAGACCCGCAAGCCCCATGGACATTTATATGCGATGGCCTAAACACCCATAAGTCGGAAGCCCTTGTCCGCTATGTGGCAGAAGCCTGTGCCCTTGGCGTGGAACTGGGCAAAAAAGGGAAAACAGGGATCCTTAAAAGTATGGAAAGCCGGGCGGATTTCCTGCATGACCCTTCCCACCGGCTCCGCTTTGTCTATACTCCGAAACACAGTTCCTGGATGAACCAGATTGAGATATAG
- a CDS encoding nucleoside recognition protein: protein MLNYLWAGMTLTGILWGALHGQMTAVTDGAIQASKEAVTLCITMLGVMTLWTGVLEIGHRSGLVDQLAGRMGPILTFLFPRLDPDGEARKQISVNMIANILGLGWAATPAGLKAMEELKKVEEERRKGGAAGRKDTPGQEDTAGRKDTPGQEETAGQRAAARQAGTASNEMCTFLIINISSLQLIPMNMIAYRSQYGSVNPTAIVGPALAATFISTVVAVIFCRVMDR, encoded by the coding sequence ATGCTGAATTATCTATGGGCAGGAATGACACTGACGGGAATACTCTGGGGGGCGCTTCACGGTCAGATGACGGCTGTGACCGATGGTGCAATCCAGGCATCAAAGGAGGCGGTGACGCTGTGCATCACCATGCTGGGCGTCATGACTCTGTGGACCGGGGTACTGGAGATCGGGCACCGCTCTGGGTTGGTGGACCAGCTGGCAGGAAGAATGGGACCAATACTCACCTTCCTTTTTCCAAGGCTGGACCCGGACGGAGAGGCAAGGAAGCAGATAAGCGTCAATATGATTGCCAACATACTGGGACTGGGGTGGGCCGCCACGCCGGCCGGTTTAAAGGCCATGGAGGAGCTGAAAAAGGTGGAGGAGGAGCGCAGAAAGGGAGGCGCGGCCGGGCGGAAAGATACGCCAGGACAAGAAGATACGGCCGGGCGGAAAGATACGCCAGGACAAGAAGAGACAGCCGGGCAGAGAGCTGCGGCCAGACAGGCGGGGACTGCCAGCAATGAGATGTGTACATTTCTCATTATCAACATATCCTCGCTGCAGCTTATACCCATGAACATGATTGCGTACCGGAGCCAGTACGGAAGCGTGAATCCTACTGCCATTGTAGGTCCGGCCCTGGCGGCTACCTTTATCAGCACAGTGGTTGCGGTGATATTCTGTAGGGTCATGGACCGGTAG
- a CDS encoding triphosphoribosyl-dephospho-CoA synthase, translated as MKCAQMGMETAQEPPKETFRRLRWAGKIAGYDMNQATNGVNTHKGALFSIGILCGALGRLPREKWKNVKVVLGECAAMTKGIVEHDFREVTEENAGTTGEKLYVKYGITGIRGQAEKGVPAVMEAGLPALERGLKKGLSLEQAGCAALLALMVSTVDTNLIGRSNRETQLQVTEEIKEILEKNPYPEEDMLEILDRAFISKNLSPGGSADLLAFTYFLYFLKEQ; from the coding sequence ATGAAGTGTGCACAGATGGGAATGGAAACAGCCCAGGAACCTCCAAAAGAAACCTTTCGCAGACTGCGCTGGGCAGGAAAAATTGCCGGTTATGATATGAATCAGGCTACAAATGGTGTAAATACACATAAAGGTGCGTTGTTTTCTATTGGAATACTTTGTGGTGCTCTTGGTCGTCTTCCCCGGGAAAAATGGAAAAATGTAAAAGTTGTATTGGGAGAATGTGCGGCGATGACAAAAGGAATTGTTGAACATGATTTTCGGGAAGTGACAGAAGAGAATGCCGGAACAACAGGAGAAAAACTGTATGTAAAATATGGAATCACGGGAATCCGCGGTCAAGCGGAAAAAGGGGTTCCCGCAGTTATGGAGGCTGGATTACCGGCTCTGGAAAGAGGACTGAAAAAAGGTTTATCTCTGGAACAGGCAGGGTGCGCAGCTTTGTTGGCATTGATGGTATCTACGGTAGATACAAATCTGATTGGGAGAAGCAATCGGGAAACTCAGCTTCAGGTGACAGAAGAAATAAAAGAAATTCTGGAAAAAAATCCTTATCCGGAGGAAGATATGCTGGAGATTCTTGACAGGGCATTTATCAGTAAAAATCTTTCGCCCGGAGGAAGCGCGGACCTGTTGGCCTTTACATACTTTTTGTATTTCTTAAAGGAGCAATAG
- a CDS encoding citrate lyase holo-[acyl-carrier protein] synthase, whose translation MVRPPIGPSAQIRNRKQCEKGDDILRHQLVSAGIECLHQECYCENTGNVCYYCVKGNAVEIKKITVEIENNLSVGRLFDMDVLDENGTHIERMEIGESPRTCLLCGNPAKECARSRTHSVAELEQTTKELLLKEFQEQDSRRIAELACRSLLYEVCTDGNGNSPGTSKRNLSQTALGRKNCRL comes from the coding sequence GTGGTCCGTCCTCCTATCGGACCCTCTGCACAAATAAGAAACCGGAAACAATGTGAAAAGGGAGACGATATTTTAAGACATCAGCTTGTCAGTGCCGGAATAGAATGTCTGCATCAGGAATGTTATTGCGAAAATACGGGAAATGTATGTTATTATTGTGTAAAAGGCAATGCTGTGGAGATAAAAAAAATAACAGTGGAAATAGAAAATAATCTGTCGGTTGGGCGTCTCTTTGATATGGATGTTCTTGATGAAAACGGTACTCATATAGAGCGTATGGAAATCGGCGAAAGTCCCAGAACCTGTCTGCTCTGTGGTAACCCGGCGAAGGAATGTGCCAGAAGCAGAACCCATTCTGTTGCAGAGCTTGAGCAGACCACAAAGGAACTCCTGCTGAAGGAATTTCAGGAGCAGGATAGCCGGAGGATTGCGGAACTGGCTTGCAGAAGCCTGTTGTATGAAGTGTGCACAGATGGGAATGGAAACAGCCCAGGAACCTCCAAAAGAAACCTTTCGCAGACTGCGCTGGGCAGGAAAAATTGCCGGTTATGA
- the citF gene encoding citrate lyase subunit alpha: MINAVGRDIPEQILKITGKEVFQGNHYKDGVEFKKVGSNVKPIMNNTESKLADSIHDVLVKCGAHDGMTVSFHHHFRDGDKVVNMVMEEIHKMGLKDITICASSLGKAHAPLVPMIEDGTVTNIESSGVRGAIGEAISQGKLKGLAIMRSHGGRVRAIITGEAHIDIAFIGTPTCDDYGNCRGIGGKADCGVLSYSHVDGNHADKVVAITDCLVPFPNYPAHIPMQRVDYVCVVDEIGDPAKIATGAAKPTTDQRKLLMAEYCTQVVANTPYFKDGFSYQTGVGGASIASTISLTKIMEDRGIKMGFGVGGLTKPMCDLLERGMVRCLLDTQDFDLDAIKNVKNPNHFRISAGAYANPFNKGSFVNKLDYVILAALEVDVNFNCNVVVGSDGVITGAQGGHPDTAAGAKCTIVLAPLLQGRIPAICSDVTTVTTPGESIDIVVTDYGVAVNPRRPDLLEALKAADCIPLKTIQELRDIAYSIVGEPEKVQFADRVVGIIEARDGTIMDVVRQIKPFEFAE, from the coding sequence ATGATTAATGCAGTAGGAAGAGACATTCCGGAACAAATTCTGAAAATTACCGGAAAAGAAGTATTCCAGGGCAATCATTATAAAGATGGTGTGGAATTTAAAAAAGTAGGTTCTAATGTAAAACCGATTATGAATAACACCGAGAGTAAACTGGCAGATTCCATTCATGATGTTCTTGTAAAATGTGGAGCACATGATGGAATGACAGTCAGCTTCCATCATCATTTCAGAGATGGAGATAAAGTTGTAAATATGGTAATGGAAGAAATTCATAAAATGGGACTGAAAGACATTACTATTTGTGCGAGCTCTCTTGGAAAAGCGCACGCTCCGCTTGTTCCGATGATTGAAGACGGAACGGTTACCAATATTGAATCATCAGGTGTGCGTGGTGCGATCGGCGAAGCTATCTCACAGGGAAAACTGAAAGGTCTTGCTATCATGCGTTCTCATGGCGGTCGTGTAAGAGCCATAATTACAGGTGAAGCGCACATTGATATTGCATTTATCGGTACACCGACCTGCGACGATTATGGAAACTGTCGTGGTATCGGCGGTAAAGCAGACTGTGGTGTTCTTTCTTATTCTCATGTTGATGGAAACCATGCAGATAAAGTAGTTGCGATTACGGACTGTCTTGTGCCGTTTCCGAATTATCCGGCACATATACCGATGCAGAGAGTGGATTATGTATGTGTTGTTGATGAAATCGGTGATCCTGCAAAAATTGCAACAGGGGCGGCAAAACCGACAACAGATCAGAGAAAGCTTCTGATGGCGGAATACTGTACACAGGTAGTTGCCAATACTCCTTATTTTAAAGATGGTTTTTCCTATCAGACAGGTGTAGGCGGTGCTTCGATTGCTTCTACGATTTCTCTTACCAAAATAATGGAAGATCGTGGAATCAAGATGGGCTTTGGTGTAGGCGGTCTGACAAAACCTATGTGTGATCTTCTGGAACGCGGTATGGTCCGCTGTCTGCTGGATACACAGGATTTCGACCTGGATGCGATCAAAAATGTGAAGAATCCGAATCATTTCAGAATCAGTGCGGGAGCGTATGCAAATCCGTTCAACAAAGGTTCTTTTGTTAATAAACTGGATTATGTAATTCTGGCGGCACTGGAAGTGGATGTAAACTTTAACTGTAATGTAGTAGTAGGGTCTGACGGTGTGATTACAGGAGCACAGGGAGGACATCCGGATACAGCTGCCGGAGCAAAATGTACGATTGTACTTGCTCCGCTTCTGCAGGGAAGAATCCCGGCAATCTGTTCTGATGTTACCACTGTTACAACACCGGGAGAAAGCATTGATATTGTGGTTACAGATTATGGTGTGGCTGTTAATCCGCGCAGACCGGACCTTCTGGAAGCGTTGAAGGCAGCAGATTGTATTCCGTTAAAGACGATCCAAGAATTGCGCGACATCGCATATTCTATTGTCGGAGAACCGGAAAAGGTTCAGTTCGCAGACCGTGTAGTAGGTATAATTGAAGCACGTGACGGCACAATTATGGATGTGGTTCGCCAGATCAAACCATTTGAATTTGCAGAATAA
- a CDS encoding aldolase/citrate lyase family protein: protein MNCPNKKRLRRTMMFLNAQKPSLIKDPYIYKPDSIMLDLEDAVAENQKDAARFSLYHALKTLDYHGCERVVRINGLDTDLWREDIRCAVAGGCDSIRIPKTECPEDVAAVEKAIVAAEKEFDRPEGSVLIMAAIESAKGVLKSYDICTASERLFGIALSGGDYTKDLQTNITGTGIELMGARSQMVISARAAGVQCFDTVYTDLDNMEGFRKDVEGIHLMGFDGKSIINPRQINIVHEIFTPSQKDITFAQKVVNEIETKKAQGIGVFAVDGKMIDIAFYDGAKRTLELAKASGVYKEVQ from the coding sequence ATGAATTGTCCAAATAAAAAACGTCTGAGAAGAACCATGATGTTCTTAAATGCTCAGAAACCAAGTCTGATTAAAGACCCGTATATTTATAAACCGGATTCCATTATGCTGGATCTGGAAGATGCAGTAGCAGAAAATCAGAAAGACGCAGCAAGATTTTCCCTGTACCATGCGCTGAAAACACTGGACTATCATGGATGTGAAAGAGTTGTCCGCATCAACGGTCTCGATACAGATCTCTGGAGAGAGGATATCCGCTGTGCAGTGGCAGGTGGCTGTGATTCCATTCGTATTCCGAAAACTGAATGTCCGGAAGATGTGGCAGCAGTGGAAAAGGCGATTGTAGCCGCTGAAAAGGAATTTGATCGTCCGGAAGGAAGCGTTTTGATCATGGCTGCTATTGAATCCGCAAAAGGTGTTCTGAAATCCTATGATATCTGTACTGCTTCTGAAAGATTGTTTGGTATTGCGCTTTCCGGCGGAGATTATACAAAAGATCTTCAGACCAACATTACAGGTACCGGAATTGAGCTGATGGGAGCCCGTTCTCAGATGGTGATTTCCGCGAGAGCTGCCGGCGTACAGTGCTTTGACACTGTTTACACAGATCTGGATAATATGGAAGGTTTCCGTAAAGATGTAGAAGGAATTCACTTAATGGGGTTTGATGGAAAATCTATTATTAATCCACGTCAGATCAATATTGTACATGAAATTTTTACACCATCTCAGAAAGACATAACCTTTGCACAGAAGGTTGTTAATGAAATTGAAACCAAGAAGGCACAGGGCATCGGGGTATTTGCCGTAGACGGCAAGATGATCGATATTGCATTTTATGATGGTGCAAAACGTACACTGGAGCTGGCTAAGGCATCCGGCGTGTATAAGGAGGTGCAGTAA
- the citD gene encoding citrate lyase acyl carrier protein: MEIIRPAIAGTLESSDCQVTVEAGNGSIEFELESSVLNQYGNQIKKVTMETLKNLDIDSVKIKIVDKGALDCTIKARIEGAVYRSMQQFKDLPWGGAIR, from the coding sequence ATGGAAATTATCAGGCCGGCAATAGCCGGAACATTGGAATCCAGTGACTGTCAGGTTACTGTAGAGGCTGGAAACGGCAGTATCGAGTTTGAACTGGAAAGTTCTGTGCTGAACCAGTATGGAAATCAGATTAAAAAAGTTACAATGGAAACATTAAAAAATCTTGATATTGACAGTGTGAAAATCAAAATTGTGGACAAGGGTGCATTAGACTGTACCATCAAAGCCCGTATTGAGGGTGCTGTATATCGTTCTATGCAGCAGTTTAAGGATTTGCCATGGGGAGGTGCGATCAGATGA
- a CDS encoding SLC13 family permease, translating to MNLAIISLIVLVMVVAIGFIKKVNLGFLSLGVAFILGTIGDMSAKEISNGFSSSMFVTLVGVTFLFGMASNNGTLELFSKKIVALVGKKTVLIPILMFVLSAFISAIGPGHIAAGILMTTFAMYLAFEMKINPIATALYAKLGANAGCASPLSLTGVLAKSLSDPLGYSGFGLHLFLSTLISGFIFTLILYVAFKGYKVKADNPLKLSEIPKFNREQRYTIIGIIVMVVCCIGFKLDTGLFAFVVAAVLILLGCADEKKAIKSIPWGTLVFICGVGTLINVINTLGGIELISNFLTGMMNEKTATPILSATSGILSWVSSTTGVVMPALFPIAADVAASFAGSVNYVELISAIVATSFAAAISPLSTGGAIIMSSYSAAKETTNDELNKMFKQLFLLSVGNVLLNVVLSALGLFNLGGLFY from the coding sequence ATGAATCTTGCAATTATTAGTTTGATCGTATTGGTGATGGTTGTTGCTATTGGATTTATTAAAAAAGTTAATCTGGGTTTTCTTTCTTTAGGGGTAGCATTTATTTTAGGTACCATAGGTGATATGAGTGCAAAAGAAATCTCTAATGGTTTCAGCAGTTCTATGTTTGTAACACTTGTTGGTGTCACCTTTTTGTTTGGTATGGCGTCGAATAATGGAACGCTGGAACTGTTTTCAAAGAAAATTGTAGCGCTTGTAGGAAAAAAAACCGTATTGATTCCAATCCTTATGTTTGTACTGTCCGCTTTTATTTCCGCAATCGGACCGGGACATATTGCAGCCGGAATCCTAATGACTACATTTGCAATGTATCTTGCATTTGAAATGAAAATCAATCCAATTGCTACTGCGTTGTATGCAAAACTGGGTGCGAATGCAGGATGTGCATCACCGTTGTCTTTGACTGGTGTTCTTGCAAAAAGTCTTTCTGATCCGTTAGGATATTCCGGATTTGGCCTGCACCTGTTTCTGAGTACACTGATTTCTGGTTTTATCTTTACTTTGATTTTATATGTGGCATTTAAAGGTTATAAAGTAAAAGCAGACAACCCTCTGAAGCTTTCTGAAATTCCTAAATTTAATCGTGAACAGAGATATACCATTATCGGCATTATTGTTATGGTAGTTTGCTGTATCGGATTTAAATTAGATACAGGTCTTTTTGCCTTTGTTGTAGCTGCAGTACTGATTCTTCTGGGATGTGCAGATGAAAAGAAAGCCATTAAGAGCATTCCATGGGGAACACTGGTATTTATCTGTGGCGTAGGTACACTGATCAATGTAATCAACACACTTGGCGGTATCGAACTGATTTCAAATTTCCTGACAGGAATGATGAATGAAAAAACAGCAACTCCGATCCTTTCTGCAACTTCCGGTATTTTATCCTGGGTAAGTTCTACAACAGGTGTGGTTATGCCGGCATTGTTCCCGATCGCAGCAGATGTAGCAGCCTCTTTTGCAGGCAGTGTAAACTATGTGGAATTGATTTCCGCAATTGTAGCGACTTCCTTTGCAGCAGCAATCAGCCCATTATCAACAGGCGGTGCGATTATCATGTCTTCCTATTCTGCAGCAAAAGAAACAACAAATGACGAGCTGAACAAAATGTTTAAACAGCTGTTTCTTCTTTCAGTTGGAAACGTATTGCTGAATGTTGTTTTATCAGCTCTTGGCCTCTTTAATCTGGGCGGACTGTTTTATTAA